A genomic window from Tolypothrix sp. PCC 7910 includes:
- a CDS encoding XRE family transcriptional regulator, whose product MSEQFWTLYDFAATSGYPPFKRLIENRLRERMAKLVKLHPQWDENDYADYFVKILNDDSQPETEKKLAHWHLLAYFDRDRCYLIWRSWCRLPFYAAYGENLYALTNEHLCNREKLRQYLSKYQSSGYGGASLKTYMVGVLRNVTRDYVNWESRWHLLCDVDINSRKKLQKAEERLRTALNNAGAREPEISQYLFAWRYFIPIYKNNRVYNPQRREGGKWPEPEFADFVATAKDYNSQRFQPGAPLQVAVGADVAPAMIQKWMNLCIDALQQSAQIIEVPYDAHSNEQVAEGEAVEPESEQTESLPTLDLALKSELEIIEQNLDKTRSQIPKPYRQAVMALCYPHRLALLTQEQFASKMSVHQGTISRYISKYVEAPLIEKFQQLTSEQFHPPAYIKTFLTEKFARLQRVNPIEEQLMAAIADLDAELQHILKLSYGQKLNISELTQTLSQDKVISQAEVQAKLTLAHQQLEKSFLNLLQQWQTNYIKSWLKSYYQNLIQSGLLTSFEQLTALQQEILLLRYAQKLDINNIATIISHSHADQLLAAAKQQLQRLFLQWIDTSFGLSLEKETHQIGEIIEDWLSTNLLYQEIQRN is encoded by the coding sequence ATGAGCGAGCAATTCTGGACTTTGTATGACTTCGCTGCAACTAGCGGTTATCCTCCCTTTAAACGGTTAATTGAAAATCGCTTGCGGGAGAGAATGGCAAAGCTAGTTAAGTTGCATCCCCAATGGGATGAGAACGACTACGCAGATTATTTTGTCAAAATTCTCAATGATGATTCCCAACCGGAAACAGAAAAAAAGCTAGCTCACTGGCACTTATTAGCTTACTTCGATCGCGATCGCTGTTATCTAATTTGGCGCAGTTGGTGTCGTCTCCCGTTTTACGCAGCTTATGGGGAAAATTTATATGCACTGACGAACGAACACCTGTGTAACCGGGAGAAATTACGGCAATATCTCAGTAAGTATCAAAGTAGTGGCTATGGTGGAGCAAGTCTAAAAACCTACATGGTAGGGGTGCTGCGAAATGTGACTCGCGACTATGTAAACTGGGAATCGAGATGGCATTTGCTTTGTGATGTCGATATTAATAGTCGCAAAAAATTGCAAAAGGCGGAAGAACGACTCAGAACCGCACTCAATAACGCGGGTGCAAGAGAACCGGAAATTTCTCAGTATCTTTTTGCTTGGCGATATTTTATTCCGATTTACAAAAATAACCGCGTCTACAATCCCCAAAGAAGAGAAGGGGGAAAATGGCCGGAACCAGAATTTGCTGATTTTGTCGCCACAGCTAAGGATTACAACTCGCAAAGGTTCCAGCCAGGTGCGCCTTTGCAAGTAGCTGTGGGTGCAGATGTCGCACCTGCAATGATCCAAAAATGGATGAATCTGTGTATTGATGCTTTACAGCAATCTGCTCAAATTATTGAAGTGCCTTACGATGCTCATAGTAACGAACAGGTGGCTGAAGGGGAAGCTGTAGAGCCGGAATCAGAACAAACTGAGTCTTTACCAACATTAGACTTGGCTTTAAAAAGTGAACTAGAAATTATTGAGCAAAACCTCGATAAAACTCGCAGCCAAATTCCCAAACCTTACCGCCAAGCTGTCATGGCTTTGTGCTATCCCCATCGCTTGGCGCTGTTAACGCAAGAACAGTTTGCGAGTAAGATGAGCGTGCATCAGGGAACAATTTCCCGCTACATTTCTAAATATGTGGAAGCGCCATTAATCGAAAAATTTCAGCAATTAACCAGCGAACAATTTCATCCTCCAGCTTATATTAAAACCTTTTTAACGGAAAAATTTGCTCGTTTGCAACGCGTAAATCCTATTGAAGAGCAATTAATGGCAGCAATTGCCGATTTAGATGCAGAATTACAACATATTCTTAAACTTAGTTATGGTCAAAAACTCAATATTAGTGAGTTAACTCAAACTCTCAGCCAAGATAAAGTAATTAGCCAAGCAGAAGTACAAGCGAAGTTGACTTTAGCTCATCAACAATTAGAAAAGAGCTTTTTAAATTTACTCCAGCAATGGCAAACTAACTATATCAAATCTTGGTTAAAAAGCTATTATCAAAATCTAATTCAATCAGGATTATTAACGTCTTTTGAGCAATTAACAGCGCTGCAACAAGAAATTTTGTTACTCAGATATGCTCAAAAACTAGACATAAATAATATTGCAACTATCATATCTCACTCTCATGCCGACCAACTGCTCGCCGCAGCCAAGCAGCAATTACAGCGTTTGTTTCTTCAGTGGATTGATACCAGCTTTGGACTTTCCCTAGAGAAAGAAACTCACCAAATCGGAGAAATTATTGAGGATTGGCTGTCAACAAACTTGCTCTACCAAGAAATCCAGAGGAATTAA
- a CDS encoding mersacidin/lichenicidin family type 2 lantibiotic, producing MSNFDIIRAWKDEDYRNSLTEEQRSQLPENPAGQIQLSDEEMEAVAGGYVGKFRLPPEFFAAPSTYFLTGCDVFPNG from the coding sequence ATGTCTAATTTTGACATTATTCGTGCATGGAAAGATGAAGACTATCGCAATAGCTTAACTGAAGAACAACGTTCTCAATTACCTGAAAATCCTGCTGGTCAGATTCAACTTTCAGACGAGGAAATGGAGGCTGTAGCTGGCGGATATGTCGGTAAATTTAGGCTTCCTCCTGAATTTTTTGCCGCACCGTCTACTTACTTCCTAACAGGTTGCGACGTTTTTCCTAACGGTTAA
- a CDS encoding peptidase domain-containing ABC transporter produces the protein MKYQLVKQHSEEDCGAASLASIAKYYGKTFTISRIRETVGTGQQGTTLLGLKRGAESLGFNARAVKAPLEAFNEKIIPLPAIIHWKGYHWVVLYGKRGNKYVVADPGVGIRYLEKKWLLEAWTDGVMLLLEPDAVRFSAQEDEKEKIGGFGRFLKRLWPYRAILAQTLLLNSVLGLLSLASPFLLQILTDDVLVRGDTQLLTSVAIGVIAMRLVSSSLRLAQSNLVAHFAQRLQLGLIFEFGRQILQLPLSYYESRRSGEIVSRLEDIQQINQLISQAVVTLPSQLFIALVSLGFMLFYSIKLTVLASAIALLMTLSTVAFLPTLQQKIRSVLVLSTENQGVLVETFKGAITLKTTAAAPQFWEEFQGRFSRLANFTFRTIQISIINGIFSNLVSSIGSIALLWFGSNLVISQELTIGMLLAFNSMNANFTAFIETAIDFIDEFTRAKTATQRLTEVIEATPETLDDYQKPWVKIPANADITCTNLNFHHAGRVDLLEDFSLTIPGGKVIALIGKSGCGKSTLAKLIAGLYQLQSGNIRFGIYNQEDLSLESLRQQVVLVPQEAHFWSRSIMENFRLGSPDITLEQIVQACQISGADEFISQLPDKYQTVLGEFGANLSGGQKQRLAIARAIVNNPPVLILDESTGALDPVSEAEVLNQLLTHRQHQTTILISHRPKVIQQADWIVMLEQGKLKIQGSPQTLSHQPGDHLNFLESRRESSLPQGVG, from the coding sequence ATGAAATACCAGCTTGTGAAACAACATAGTGAAGAAGACTGTGGTGCTGCCAGTCTTGCTTCCATTGCCAAATATTACGGTAAAACTTTCACCATTAGCCGCATTAGAGAAACTGTAGGAACTGGACAACAAGGAACCACATTACTAGGACTGAAACGAGGCGCAGAGAGCCTTGGTTTCAATGCCAGAGCAGTGAAAGCACCTCTAGAAGCTTTCAACGAAAAGATTATACCGCTACCAGCAATTATTCATTGGAAAGGCTATCATTGGGTGGTTTTATACGGCAAGCGGGGCAATAAATATGTTGTTGCTGATCCTGGTGTCGGTATCCGCTATTTAGAAAAAAAGTGGCTTCTGGAAGCGTGGACAGATGGAGTCATGCTCCTCCTGGAACCGGATGCAGTCCGCTTTTCTGCTCAGGAAGATGAAAAAGAGAAAATTGGTGGTTTTGGACGCTTCCTCAAGCGTCTGTGGCCATATCGCGCTATTCTTGCTCAAACTTTATTACTCAACTCGGTTCTCGGTCTACTGTCTCTCGCTTCGCCCTTTTTACTGCAAATCCTCACCGATGACGTGCTAGTTCGTGGAGATACCCAACTCCTCACAAGCGTTGCTATTGGGGTGATTGCTATGCGTTTAGTTAGCAGCAGCTTGCGATTAGCACAATCAAATCTCGTTGCTCACTTTGCCCAACGTCTGCAACTCGGATTAATTTTTGAATTTGGTCGGCAAATTCTCCAGTTACCTTTAAGTTATTACGAATCTCGTCGCAGTGGTGAAATTGTTAGTCGTTTAGAAGATATTCAACAAATTAATCAGTTAATTTCTCAAGCTGTTGTTACTTTACCTAGCCAACTATTTATTGCTCTAGTTTCCTTGGGTTTCATGCTGTTTTACAGTATCAAACTCACAGTTTTGGCAAGTGCGATCGCTCTTTTAATGACTCTCTCCACAGTAGCTTTTTTGCCCACTCTCCAGCAAAAAATTCGCAGTGTTTTGGTATTATCAACTGAAAACCAAGGGGTTTTAGTTGAAACTTTTAAAGGTGCAATTACCCTCAAAACTACTGCTGCTGCACCGCAATTCTGGGAAGAATTCCAAGGTAGATTTAGCCGCCTGGCTAACTTTACTTTCCGCACTATTCAAATTAGTATTATCAACGGTATCTTTTCAAATTTAGTTTCCAGCATTGGTAGCATTGCCTTGCTTTGGTTCGGCAGTAATCTGGTGATTAGTCAGGAATTAACTATTGGGATGCTATTAGCATTTAATAGTATGAATGCTAACTTTACCGCTTTTATTGAAACTGCTATCGACTTTATTGATGAATTTACCCGTGCTAAAACTGCTACCCAACGCCTCACGGAAGTTATTGAAGCTACCCCAGAAACTTTAGATGATTACCAAAAGCCTTGGGTAAAAATTCCCGCTAATGCAGATATCACCTGTACCAACCTCAACTTTCATCATGCAGGTAGAGTTGACTTACTAGAAGATTTCTCTTTGACTATTCCTGGTGGTAAAGTTATTGCCCTAATTGGTAAATCTGGCTGCGGTAAAAGTACCCTAGCAAAATTAATTGCAGGTTTATATCAGCTGCAGTCAGGTAATATCCGCTTTGGAATTTATAACCAAGAAGACCTTTCTTTAGAAAGTCTGCGACAACAAGTAGTGCTAGTTCCTCAAGAAGCGCACTTTTGGAGTCGGTCGATCATGGAAAACTTTCGTTTAGGTTCGCCTGACATTACCTTAGAGCAAATTGTCCAAGCTTGCCAAATTTCTGGGGCTGACGAGTTTATTAGCCAACTCCCCGATAAATATCAAACAGTCTTAGGAGAATTTGGCGCTAATCTTTCAGGTGGTCAAAAGCAGAGATTAGCGATCGCTCGCGCCATTGTCAATAATCCCCCAGTTTTGATTTTAGATGAATCCACTGGCGCACTTGACCCTGTGAGTGAAGCCGAAGTCTTAAACCAATTGCTAACTCATCGCCAGCATCAAACCACAATTTTAATTAGCCATCGCCCCAAAGTCATCCAGCAAGCCGATTGGATTGTCATGTTAGAGCAAGGAAAACTCAAAATCCAAGGTTCTCCACAAACCCTCAGCCATCAACCAGGCGACCATCTAAACTTTCTCGAAAGTCGGCGGGAAAGCTCACTCCCTCAAGGGGTGGGATGA
- a CDS encoding biotin/lipoyl-binding protein: protein MVSYLNPKSLPPVQSSEFLPPIGNWARLGSLVLVGGVGGAIALASVIEYKVTVKGQASIRPAGELRLVQAATEGQITNVFVKENQAVKKGDVLATIDDSRLQTKKSQLQSNIQQTQLQLLQIDAQIKALNRQITAETERKNRAVTSAQAALNSAQHNYQEKQITARAEVAEAEANLKRAEQEWQQAQIELRSSRANLQSTQAALKAAQTKRDRYQKVVQAGALSLNQLEEVQLEVAQQQQAVEMRQASIEAQQQVIAQQKQAVAAVRAKLQRAQATLNPSNAEVAIAKESIAQESAAGQATLATLNREWEALFQQRIQMRNQLQQYTRELQQAENDLSQTKITVTADGIVSQLNLRNPGQSVRMGEEIAQIVPSNAPLVIKAAVAPEDVSQLEIGQQVQMQVSACPYPDYGTLKGVVSHISEDTIKSQKGEALPKVSNSSFYEVIILPDTLSLGSSNHHCTIQPGMEGRADIISRRETVLKYMLRRARLITNL, encoded by the coding sequence ATGGTTAGCTACTTAAACCCCAAATCTCTACCCCCAGTTCAAAGCAGTGAATTTCTCCCGCCGATTGGTAATTGGGCGAGACTAGGTAGTTTAGTACTCGTCGGTGGTGTGGGAGGAGCGATCGCACTTGCTTCTGTGATTGAATATAAAGTCACGGTTAAAGGCCAAGCCAGCATTCGCCCTGCTGGAGAATTGCGGCTTGTACAAGCAGCCACCGAAGGACAAATTACCAACGTTTTTGTCAAAGAAAATCAGGCGGTGAAAAAAGGAGATGTACTAGCCACCATTGATGACTCCCGCCTGCAAACAAAGAAAAGTCAACTGCAAAGCAATATTCAACAAACGCAACTGCAACTATTACAAATAGATGCTCAAATTAAGGCTTTAAATCGCCAAATCACAGCAGAAACAGAGCGCAAAAACCGGGCAGTGACTTCGGCTCAAGCTGCACTCAATAGCGCCCAACACAATTATCAAGAAAAGCAAATTACAGCGAGGGCGGAAGTTGCAGAAGCCGAGGCGAATTTAAAAAGAGCGGAACAAGAATGGCAGCAAGCACAAATCGAATTGCGTTCATCTCGTGCTAATTTACAATCAACACAAGCAGCTTTAAAAGCAGCTCAAACAAAACGCGATCGCTATCAAAAAGTAGTTCAAGCTGGAGCTTTATCTCTCAATCAATTAGAGGAAGTACAGTTAGAAGTTGCTCAACAACAACAAGCTGTGGAGATGCGACAAGCTAGTATTGAAGCGCAACAGCAAGTTATTGCCCAACAAAAACAAGCTGTAGCCGCAGTGCGAGCCAAACTACAACGCGCTCAAGCAACTCTTAACCCCAGTAATGCAGAAGTTGCGATCGCTAAAGAGAGTATTGCCCAAGAAAGCGCAGCTGGTCAAGCGACTCTCGCCACCCTCAACAGAGAATGGGAAGCACTATTCCAACAGCGAATTCAAATGCGAAATCAGCTGCAACAATATACTAGGGAACTGCAACAAGCAGAAAACGACCTCAGCCAAACCAAGATTACAGTCACCGCAGACGGGATAGTTTCACAGTTAAATTTGCGAAACCCAGGCCAATCAGTGCGGATGGGCGAAGAAATTGCTCAAATTGTCCCTAGCAATGCTCCCTTAGTAATTAAAGCTGCTGTTGCACCAGAAGATGTGAGTCAGTTAGAAATAGGACAACAAGTACAGATGCAGGTTTCTGCCTGCCCCTATCCTGACTACGGTACTCTTAAAGGTGTCGTTAGTCACATTTCTGAAGACACTATTAAATCCCAAAAGGGTGAGGCTTTGCCCAAAGTTAGCAATTCTTCTTTTTACGAGGTGATAATATTGCCCGATACTTTATCCTTAGGTAGCAGCAATCATCACTGTACTATTCAGCCGGGAATGGAAGGCAGAGCTGATATTATTTCTCGACGAGAGACAGTGCTGAAATACATGCTGAGGAGAGCTAGGTTAATTACAAACTTATGA
- a CDS encoding type 2 lanthipeptide synthetase LanM family protein: MNKQWFQSLTLTERVDLLNIFNSQTSQQQINPKTAQQRMQRWRKQNSFMSDADWAHRLKLDGVTEEEFLNILGMPMEAIGDRLSCPPAWLLQIEQAFTKFANSDSQIFLPPEILKESTTGFLYAVEPLIKQGFEQLNQELQQLIQHQSELPFDAGTVMEILLANLTKKLLQLLHRTMVLEINVARLQGLLNGDTPEERFQNFIATLRQPSQALTLLQEYPVLARQIKICIDHWVQFSLEFLRHLCADWSDICKLFSHENQPGLLVELQGGAGDSHRGGRSVLIAKFNSGLQIVYKPRTLAVDVHFQELLTWLNDRGTHPPFQTLKILQRDDYGWVEFVSAAGCNTKAEIERFYERQGGYLALLYALQATDFHSENLIAVGEHPILIDLEALFHPHFERVELVKSDLLAYKKIAFSVLSIGLLPQRVYGNADYEGVDLSGLGSAQGKLTPYRALYLAGQGTDEMSLKRKRVEMPENQNRPTCNGQEINVLDYTDSLITGFTNIYRLLLNHRDDLLVENGILGRFSEDYVRAIVRSTYIYSLLLTEGFHPDVLRNALDRDRHFDRLWLGIEQEPHLAQVITAERNDLWQGDVPLFTTRPNSRDLWTSSGERITDFFAESSMASVQRRFQQLDEADLTQQLWFIRASLTTLVTAKEQRQSPSYSVTEVHHSATREQLLVAAQAVGDRLEALALSSEQDANWIGLQLTPQETWLLTPLNMDLYNGLSGVVLFLAYLSAATEEKRYSNLAKSALNTILRQIDTNRSHVTSIGFFEGWGGIIYTLSHLSTLWNQPTLLKEAEEIVQRLPELIEKDEQLDIISGAAGCIGGLIALYRCAPCDRTLAVAIQCGDRLIACAQTMQHGIAWSTKLSNTAPLAGFSHGAAGIAWALLELASLTGEQRFYTTALAAIEYERSLFVPEVGNWLDLRNFTAQFMKKDDSKHTCMTAWCHGAPGIGLARLRSLPHLSDRQIRSEINTALNTTIANGFGSNHSLCHGDLGNLELLLQASLTLNDPQWKTQVDRFAAMILASINKHGWLCGVPLEVETPGLMTGLAGIGYGLLRLAAPELVPSVLVLEPPQLNSPVQTNEEYAIAFGGRFAIAPHN; this comes from the coding sequence ATGAACAAACAATGGTTTCAATCTCTGACATTAACTGAACGTGTTGACTTATTAAATATATTTAATTCTCAAACATCCCAACAGCAAATCAATCCCAAAACAGCACAACAAAGAATGCAACGCTGGCGGAAACAAAACTCATTTATGAGTGATGCTGATTGGGCGCACCGTCTAAAATTGGATGGTGTAACTGAGGAAGAATTTCTCAACATTTTGGGTATGCCAATGGAGGCGATAGGCGATCGCCTTTCTTGTCCTCCAGCATGGTTGTTACAAATAGAACAAGCATTTACTAAATTTGCTAACTCTGATTCTCAGATATTTCTGCCTCCAGAAATTCTTAAAGAAAGCACAACTGGTTTTTTGTATGCCGTTGAACCACTAATAAAACAAGGCTTTGAGCAACTAAATCAAGAATTGCAGCAACTAATTCAGCATCAATCAGAGTTACCTTTTGATGCTGGTACTGTAATGGAGATATTACTAGCAAATTTAACTAAAAAATTGTTGCAGCTGTTGCACAGAACAATGGTTTTAGAAATCAATGTAGCGCGACTGCAAGGATTATTAAATGGGGATACGCCAGAAGAAAGATTTCAAAACTTCATTGCCACTTTAAGACAGCCTTCTCAAGCATTGACTTTGTTGCAAGAATATCCAGTTCTCGCTCGCCAAATCAAGATTTGCATTGATCATTGGGTGCAGTTCAGTTTAGAGTTTCTGCGCCATCTTTGCGCTGATTGGAGTGATATCTGCAAGCTGTTTAGTCACGAAAATCAGCCAGGACTATTGGTAGAGTTGCAAGGTGGTGCTGGGGATAGTCATCGGGGTGGCCGTTCTGTTCTGATTGCTAAATTTAACTCTGGCTTGCAGATTGTTTATAAACCGAGAACACTAGCTGTTGATGTGCATTTCCAAGAATTACTTACTTGGCTCAACGATCGCGGTACTCATCCACCATTTCAAACTCTCAAGATTCTACAACGTGATGATTATGGTTGGGTGGAATTCGTTAGTGCGGCTGGATGCAACACAAAAGCCGAAATTGAGCGTTTTTATGAACGTCAGGGTGGCTACTTAGCTTTACTTTACGCCTTGCAAGCAACGGATTTTCACAGTGAGAACTTAATCGCTGTAGGTGAGCATCCTATTTTAATTGACTTGGAAGCTTTGTTTCATCCTCACTTTGAGCGAGTGGAACTTGTCAAATCAGATTTACTGGCTTACAAAAAAATAGCTTTCTCTGTGTTGAGTATTGGATTATTACCACAGCGAGTTTATGGTAATGCTGACTATGAAGGCGTTGATTTAAGTGGTTTGGGATCTGCACAAGGTAAACTCACACCCTATCGCGCTTTATATTTGGCAGGACAGGGAACTGATGAAATGTCTCTGAAACGCAAGCGGGTAGAAATGCCAGAAAACCAAAATAGACCGACTTGCAATGGCCAAGAAATTAATGTACTGGATTATACAGATTCTCTAATTACAGGATTTACTAATATATATCGATTACTTTTAAACCATCGAGACGATTTATTGGTAGAAAATGGTATTTTGGGTCGTTTTAGTGAAGATTACGTGCGGGCGATTGTTCGTTCTACCTATATCTATAGCTTATTATTAACTGAAGGGTTTCATCCCGATGTTTTGCGTAATGCTTTAGATCGCGATCGCCATTTTGATCGTCTCTGGCTAGGAATTGAACAAGAACCGCATTTGGCTCAAGTAATTACTGCTGAACGCAATGATTTATGGCAAGGTGATGTTCCCCTATTCACAACTCGCCCTAATTCACGGGATTTGTGGACTAGTTCTGGAGAACGAATTACTGATTTTTTTGCTGAATCAAGTATGGCTTCAGTTCAACGTCGTTTTCAGCAACTGGATGAAGCTGATTTAACACAACAACTGTGGTTTATTCGTGCTTCTCTAACTACATTGGTAACAGCAAAAGAGCAAAGACAATCGCCTAGTTACTCTGTCACGGAAGTGCATCATTCTGCCACTCGGGAGCAATTACTAGTAGCAGCGCAGGCAGTAGGCGATCGCTTGGAGGCGTTAGCATTGTCTAGCGAACAGGATGCTAATTGGATTGGTTTGCAGCTGACTCCCCAAGAAACATGGTTGCTTACTCCACTAAATATGGATCTGTATAACGGATTATCAGGAGTAGTATTATTTCTAGCTTATCTAAGTGCTGCCACCGAGGAGAAACGCTATAGCAATTTGGCTAAATCTGCATTAAATACAATTCTCCGCCAAATAGATACCAACCGATCTCATGTCACATCTATTGGTTTTTTTGAGGGTTGGGGAGGAATTATCTATACTCTATCTCATCTCAGTACGCTGTGGAATCAACCAACGTTGCTAAAAGAGGCAGAAGAGATTGTTCAACGGTTACCTGAGCTAATTGAAAAAGACGAACAACTAGATATTATTAGCGGTGCAGCCGGGTGTATTGGTGGTTTAATTGCTCTGTATCGCTGTGCGCCATGCGATCGCACATTAGCTGTTGCCATTCAATGTGGCGATCGTCTCATTGCCTGCGCGCAAACGATGCAGCATGGTATTGCTTGGAGTACGAAGCTATCAAATACAGCACCGTTAGCAGGGTTTTCTCATGGTGCGGCTGGGATAGCTTGGGCGTTGCTAGAGTTGGCATCTTTGACGGGTGAGCAGCGTTTTTACACAACTGCTTTAGCCGCTATTGAGTATGAGCGTAGCTTGTTTGTGCCAGAAGTTGGCAACTGGCTAGACTTACGCAATTTTACGGCTCAATTCATGAAAAAAGATGACAGCAAACATACCTGTATGACGGCATGGTGTCATGGTGCGCCAGGAATTGGGCTGGCTCGTTTGCGCTCTCTTCCACACCTGAGCGATCGCCAAATCCGTTCCGAAATTAACACAGCGCTGAACACCACAATAGCTAATGGCTTTGGCAGCAATCACTCCCTCTGTCACGGAGATTTGGGCAATTTAGAATTGCTCTTGCAAGCCAGTCTCACCCTCAACGATCCCCAGTGGAAAACTCAAGTTGATCGCTTTGCTGCCATGATTCTTGCAAGTATCAACAAACATGGATGGCTCTGTGGTGTGCCTTTGGAAGTTGAAACCCCTGGATTAATGACTGGACTTGCAGGAATTGGTTATGGATTGCTGCGACTAGCCGCGCCAGAGCTTGTTCCTTCAGTATTAGTGCTGGAGCCTCCTCAGCTTAACAGCCCAGTGCAGACAAATGAAGAATATGCGATCGCCTTTGGCGGGCGTTTCGCCATCGCACCTCATAACTGA
- a CDS encoding DUF1822 family protein — protein sequence MLNLRKLATTYPNHLWLKLSQDLQAEAWQQSQRHANAAACCQAYLNYLCLKTFIPWLEAWLAEDNSQHQKNSIFSATNWNSLWEFVNGTPIDLGEIRLVLIPSDTSDLEEFAIPCEWVDIPSWRKDYYLAVQINLGNPEQSWLRLWGYVSYQKLKSQGIYDESDRTYYIHQEALAEDITQMLLLPQPNAIPQAAPSQLSTQVAEELFTQLSNLSVYSPRLTVPFEQWARLIVDEQWRQKLYQQRLQLATTPTANSAAVNLRQWLQQADSIITEIWQAVDALLAPPELGAVRSAEMSVSAEAIAPVIRLIKSNRPEKERCQAAGVLGQIGIGHPEAIAALIELLHTANDEETRWEAALSLGKIAPHHPQAGISRARLIDLGMQLGGCQVALIVTIRPKTDEKIGVRLQIQPISQQHKLPPNLILSVISGGETRLQAQTRSDEQGEGKDKVLQLGFSPPPGTQFQVQVTLNEARVSEEFVG from the coding sequence ATGCTCAATTTGCGAAAACTTGCCACTACATATCCTAACCATCTCTGGTTAAAGTTATCACAAGATCTGCAAGCAGAAGCTTGGCAGCAATCACAACGCCACGCTAATGCTGCTGCTTGCTGTCAAGCATATCTTAATTATTTGTGCTTAAAAACTTTTATTCCCTGGCTTGAGGCTTGGTTAGCAGAAGACAATTCTCAACATCAGAAAAACAGCATTTTTTCTGCCACTAATTGGAATTCTCTCTGGGAATTTGTCAATGGTACTCCCATTGATTTAGGAGAAATCCGCTTAGTTTTAATTCCTAGCGACACCAGCGATTTAGAGGAATTTGCCATTCCCTGTGAGTGGGTTGATATTCCTAGCTGGCGCAAAGATTATTACCTCGCTGTGCAAATTAATTTAGGCAATCCTGAACAATCTTGGCTGCGGTTATGGGGATATGTAAGCTATCAAAAACTCAAGAGTCAGGGGATATATGATGAGAGCGATCGCACTTACTATATTCATCAGGAAGCTTTGGCGGAAGATATCACCCAAATGCTACTCCTTCCCCAGCCAAATGCTATCCCCCAAGCCGCACCATCGCAGTTATCAACACAAGTAGCTGAGGAGTTATTCACCCAGTTAAGTAATCTTTCCGTATATTCCCCCAGATTGACAGTGCCTTTTGAACAGTGGGCAAGGTTAATTGTAGACGAGCAGTGGCGGCAAAAACTATACCAGCAACGCTTACAGTTAGCTACAACCCCAACAGCAAATTCAGCAGCAGTTAACTTGCGGCAGTGGTTACAGCAAGCAGACAGCATAATTACGGAAATCTGGCAAGCAGTTGATGCGCTTTTAGCACCACCAGAATTAGGTGCAGTGCGGAGTGCAGAAATGAGCGTTTCTGCAGAAGCGATCGCCCCCGTAATTCGCCTGATCAAATCCAATCGCCCCGAAAAAGAACGCTGTCAAGCCGCCGGGGTGTTAGGACAAATCGGCATTGGTCATCCAGAAGCGATCGCAGCGTTGATAGAATTGTTACACACTGCCAATGATGAGGAAACCCGTTGGGAAGCCGCTTTAAGTTTAGGTAAAATTGCTCCCCATCACCCCCAAGCTGGTATTAGTAGAGCCAGGTTAATTGACTTGGGAATGCAGCTAGGAGGTTGTCAAGTAGCCTTGATTGTCACCATTCGACCGAAAACTGATGAGAAAATTGGTGTGAGACTACAAATACAGCCTATTAGCCAGCAACACAAACTCCCACCAAATCTAATTTTAAGTGTAATTTCCGGCGGGGAAACTCGCTTGCAAGCCCAAACCAGAAGCGACGAACAAGGTGAAGGTAAAGATAAAGTTCTCCAATTAGGCTTTAGTCCGCCACCAGGAACGCAATTTCAGGTGCAAGTAACATTGAATGAAGCTAGGGTGAGTGAGGAGTTTGTAGGGTAA